A stretch of the Xyrauchen texanus isolate HMW12.3.18 chromosome 20, RBS_HiC_50CHRs, whole genome shotgun sequence genome encodes the following:
- the LOC127660750 gene encoding nucleolar protein dao-5-like isoform X1 yields the protein MSAVKMAQDRKVPSDLFQHVYSFLVENKFSKAAKEFLKQAKVKPQDQNEDSLLDIFSFWVKSPETKKRKAVTNGPSAVNGPSAKKAKKDEESSSEDSSSDEEDAAPAKKVTKGAKPMASTPKLASTPAAQKKQDSSSEDSSSESEDDAPAKTAVKAPVPVKTPPVKPAAPAESSSEESSSDEETPPPPTKKPKTGQFSAVPPPGTLTASAPVKAKKASAAPVKTVTPKPAAKKDSSSDSSDSSSEDEAQKPVVKAAPAKAAPVKPVPAQEDESSSSDSSSEDEAAKPAAKTTTVIVAPAKVTQVKVAPAADESSSSSSDDSDDEDVAKKPATAVVPVKPAPAKKALAKVTPAAKQSSSSSEDSEDEGPAAKPAPAKAAPAKAARPKTTTAKKDESSSSDSDSSEDEAPAKPAAAPKPTSTPKPAAKPATNTAESSSDSDSSSEDDEEPKKKSATTPVSKMAVTPAKPAPAKPTPTAKPATKPAESSSDSDSSSEEDEEPQKKPTTTRVSKLAATPAKPAPKAAVKPAESSSDSSSEEDEEHQKKPTTTRVSKLAATPAKPAPKAAVKPAESSSDSSSEEDEEPQKKLTTTPVSKPAATPAKLTPKAAVKPAESSSDSSSEEDEEPQKKPASTPAKPTPTAKLAPKRPKAVRTLTALTRRKRLQLLRLLNQQRMFQKAQRLLPKPLYWPASLQPSLAAVTLTAPVKTRHRLRQP from the exons ATGAGTGCAGTAAAGATGGCGCAAGACAGGAAGGTGCCCAGCGATCTCTTCCAGCATGTGTACTCGTTTCTTGTGGAGAACAAGTTCAGTAAAGCCGCGAAAGAGTTCTTAAAGCAGGCCAAAGTG AAACCTCAGGACCAAAATGAGGACAGTCTTCTGGATATCTTcagtttttgggtgaa GTCCCCAGAGACTAAAAAGCGAAAAGCGGTCACCAATGGCCCCTCGGCTGTCAACGGCCCTTCAGCTAAGAAAGCAAAGAAAGATGAAGAGAGTTCCAGTGAAGACTCTAGCAGTGATGAGGAAGATGCTGCACCTGCAAAGAAAGTCACAAAAG GGGCCAAACCCATGGCTTCGACCCCTAAGCTGGCGTCCACTCCTGCAGCTCAGAAGAAGCAGGACAGCAGCAGCGAGGATAGCTCGAGTGAATCTGAGGATGACGCACCAGCTAAG ACAGCAGTAAAAGCACCCGTCCCGGTGAAGACCCCTCCTGTCAAGCCAGCGGCCCCTGCAGAGTCCAGCAGTGAAGAGTCATCCTCGGATGAagagactcctcctcctcctactaAGAAACCCAAGACTG GACAATTCAGTGCTGTTCCGCCCCCTGGGACACTGACGGCGTCTGCTCCAGTCAAAGCTAAAAAAGCCTCTG CAGCCCCAGTAAAGACTGTGACCCCTAAACCTGCTGCTAAGAAAGACTCCAGTTCTGACAGCTCTG ATTCAAGCTCTGAGGATGAGGCACAGAAGCCTGTGGTGAAAGCCGCACCGGCTAAAGCAGCTCCAGTGAAGCCAGTGCCTGCTCAGGAGGATGAATCTTCAAGCTCAGATTCAAGCTCGGAGGATGAAGCGGCAAAGCCAGCTGCTAAAACCACAACTGTAATAGTTGCGCCTGCTAAAGTCACTCAAGTCAAAGTCGCCCCTGCTGCAGATGAGTCTTCATCTTCTAGCTCTGATGACTCTGATGATGAGGATGTGGCAAAGAAACCAGCCACTGCAGTTGTTCCGGTTAAACCTGCGCCAGCCAAGAAAGCTCTGGCTAAAGTCACACCCGCTGCAAAACAATCATCATCTAGTTCTGAAGACTCTGAGGATGAGGGACCAGCGGCAAAACCTGCTCCAGCGAAGGCTGCCCCTGCTAAAGCTGCCCGTCCGAAGACAACAACTGCTAAGAAAGACGAATCCTCAAGTTCAG ATTCAGATAGTTCTGAAGATGAGGCACCAGCTAAACCAGCAGCTGCTCCCAAACCTACGAGCACTCCCAAACCTGCAGCTAAACCTGCGACAAATACCGCTGAAAGCAGCTCTGACTCGGACAGCTCTTCAGAGGACGACGAGGaacctaaaaaaaaatctgccaccaCACCGGTATCCAAAATGGCTGTTACTCCAGCAAAACCAGCCCCAGCCAAACCTACTCCTACTGCTAAACCTGCGACAAAGCCCGCTGAAAGCAGCTCTGACTCAGACAGCTCTTCAGAGGAAGACGAGGAGCCTCAAAAGAAACCCACCACAACACGGGTATCTAAACTCGCTGCTACTCCAGCAAAACCAGCCCCTAAAGCCGCTGTTAAACCAGCCGAAAGCAGCTCAGACAGCTCTTCAGAGGAAGACGAGGAGCATCAAAAGAAACCCACCACAACACGGGTATCTAAACTCGCTGCTACTCCAGCAAAACCAGCCCCTAAAGCCGCTGTTAAACCAGCCGAAAGCAGCTCAGACAGCTCTTCAGAGGAAGACGAGGAGCCTCAAAAGAAACTCACCACAACACCGGTATCTAAACCCGCTGCTACTCCAGCAAAGCTAACCCCTAAAGCCGCTGTTAAACCAGCCGAAAGCAGCTCAGACAGCTCTTCAGAGGAAGACGAGGAACCTCAAAAGAAACCCGCATCTACCCCAGCCAAACCTACTCCTACAGCTAAACTAGCCCCTAAACGGCCAAAAGCAGTTCGGACTCTGACAGCTCTGACTCGGAGGAAGAGACTCCAGCTTCTAAGACTGCTAAACCAACAGCGAATGTTTCAAAAAGCCCAGCGTCTGCTGCCAAAACCCCTGTACTGGCCAGCAAGCCTGCAGCCGAGTCTAGCTGCAGTGACTCTGACAGCTCCAGTGAAGACGAGGCATCGACTAAGACAACCGTGA
- the LOC127660750 gene encoding nucleolar protein dao-5-like isoform X2 yields the protein MSAVKMAQDRKVPSDLFQHVYSFLVENKFSKAAKEFLKQAKVKPQDQNEDSLLDIFSFWVKSPETKKRKAVTNGPSAVNGPSAKKAKKDEESSSEDSSSDEEDAAPAKKVTKGAKPMASTPKLASTPAAQKKQDSSSEDSSSESEDDAPAKTAVKAPVPVKTPPVKPAAPAESSSEESSSDEETPPPPTKKPKTGQFSAVPPPGTLTASAPVKAKKASAPVKTVTPKPAAKKDSSSDSSDSSSEDEAQKPVVKAAPAKAAPVKPVPAQEDESSSSDSSSEDEAAKPAAKTTTVIVAPAKVTQVKVAPAADESSSSSSDDSDDEDVAKKPATAVVPVKPAPAKKALAKVTPAAKQSSSSSEDSEDEGPAAKPAPAKAAPAKAARPKTTTAKKDESSSSDSDSSEDEAPAKPAAAPKPTSTPKPAAKPATNTAESSSDSDSSSEDDEEPKKKSATTPVSKMAVTPAKPAPAKPTPTAKPATKPAESSSDSDSSSEEDEEPQKKPTTTRVSKLAATPAKPAPKAAVKPAESSSDSSSEEDEEHQKKPTTTRVSKLAATPAKPAPKAAVKPAESSSDSSSEEDEEPQKKLTTTPVSKPAATPAKLTPKAAVKPAESSSDSSSEEDEEPQKKPASTPAKPTPTAKLAPKRPKAVRTLTALTRRKRLQLLRLLNQQRMFQKAQRLLPKPLYWPASLQPSLAAVTLTAPVKTRHRLRQP from the exons ATGAGTGCAGTAAAGATGGCGCAAGACAGGAAGGTGCCCAGCGATCTCTTCCAGCATGTGTACTCGTTTCTTGTGGAGAACAAGTTCAGTAAAGCCGCGAAAGAGTTCTTAAAGCAGGCCAAAGTG AAACCTCAGGACCAAAATGAGGACAGTCTTCTGGATATCTTcagtttttgggtgaa GTCCCCAGAGACTAAAAAGCGAAAAGCGGTCACCAATGGCCCCTCGGCTGTCAACGGCCCTTCAGCTAAGAAAGCAAAGAAAGATGAAGAGAGTTCCAGTGAAGACTCTAGCAGTGATGAGGAAGATGCTGCACCTGCAAAGAAAGTCACAAAAG GGGCCAAACCCATGGCTTCGACCCCTAAGCTGGCGTCCACTCCTGCAGCTCAGAAGAAGCAGGACAGCAGCAGCGAGGATAGCTCGAGTGAATCTGAGGATGACGCACCAGCTAAG ACAGCAGTAAAAGCACCCGTCCCGGTGAAGACCCCTCCTGTCAAGCCAGCGGCCCCTGCAGAGTCCAGCAGTGAAGAGTCATCCTCGGATGAagagactcctcctcctcctactaAGAAACCCAAGACTG GACAATTCAGTGCTGTTCCGCCCCCTGGGACACTGACGGCGTCTGCTCCAGTCAAAGCTAAAAAAGCCTCTG CCCCAGTAAAGACTGTGACCCCTAAACCTGCTGCTAAGAAAGACTCCAGTTCTGACAGCTCTG ATTCAAGCTCTGAGGATGAGGCACAGAAGCCTGTGGTGAAAGCCGCACCGGCTAAAGCAGCTCCAGTGAAGCCAGTGCCTGCTCAGGAGGATGAATCTTCAAGCTCAGATTCAAGCTCGGAGGATGAAGCGGCAAAGCCAGCTGCTAAAACCACAACTGTAATAGTTGCGCCTGCTAAAGTCACTCAAGTCAAAGTCGCCCCTGCTGCAGATGAGTCTTCATCTTCTAGCTCTGATGACTCTGATGATGAGGATGTGGCAAAGAAACCAGCCACTGCAGTTGTTCCGGTTAAACCTGCGCCAGCCAAGAAAGCTCTGGCTAAAGTCACACCCGCTGCAAAACAATCATCATCTAGTTCTGAAGACTCTGAGGATGAGGGACCAGCGGCAAAACCTGCTCCAGCGAAGGCTGCCCCTGCTAAAGCTGCCCGTCCGAAGACAACAACTGCTAAGAAAGACGAATCCTCAAGTTCAG ATTCAGATAGTTCTGAAGATGAGGCACCAGCTAAACCAGCAGCTGCTCCCAAACCTACGAGCACTCCCAAACCTGCAGCTAAACCTGCGACAAATACCGCTGAAAGCAGCTCTGACTCGGACAGCTCTTCAGAGGACGACGAGGaacctaaaaaaaaatctgccaccaCACCGGTATCCAAAATGGCTGTTACTCCAGCAAAACCAGCCCCAGCCAAACCTACTCCTACTGCTAAACCTGCGACAAAGCCCGCTGAAAGCAGCTCTGACTCAGACAGCTCTTCAGAGGAAGACGAGGAGCCTCAAAAGAAACCCACCACAACACGGGTATCTAAACTCGCTGCTACTCCAGCAAAACCAGCCCCTAAAGCCGCTGTTAAACCAGCCGAAAGCAGCTCAGACAGCTCTTCAGAGGAAGACGAGGAGCATCAAAAGAAACCCACCACAACACGGGTATCTAAACTCGCTGCTACTCCAGCAAAACCAGCCCCTAAAGCCGCTGTTAAACCAGCCGAAAGCAGCTCAGACAGCTCTTCAGAGGAAGACGAGGAGCCTCAAAAGAAACTCACCACAACACCGGTATCTAAACCCGCTGCTACTCCAGCAAAGCTAACCCCTAAAGCCGCTGTTAAACCAGCCGAAAGCAGCTCAGACAGCTCTTCAGAGGAAGACGAGGAACCTCAAAAGAAACCCGCATCTACCCCAGCCAAACCTACTCCTACAGCTAAACTAGCCCCTAAACGGCCAAAAGCAGTTCGGACTCTGACAGCTCTGACTCGGAGGAAGAGACTCCAGCTTCTAAGACTGCTAAACCAACAGCGAATGTTTCAAAAAGCCCAGCGTCTGCTGCCAAAACCCCTGTACTGGCCAGCAAGCCTGCAGCCGAGTCTAGCTGCAGTGACTCTGACAGCTCCAGTGAAGACGAGGCATCGACTAAGACAACCGTGA